One Polaribacter sp. KT25b DNA segment encodes these proteins:
- a CDS encoding NAD-dependent epimerase/dehydratase family protein — MSKEVILIVGANGQLGTVLSQKLQQIYGNSHVITSDLFKKNDSEPNFITLDATDFKAVEDVVLKNKITQIYHLAAILSAKGEQNPLATWSLNMKTLFNVLEVSRLHKIQKVFFPSSIAVFGHNIDKENTLQYSNLTPTTVYGMSKVAGENWIHYYYQKYGLDVRSLRYPGVIGYQSLPGGGTTDYAVDIYHKAIINEVFECFLAPKTTLPMMYMDDVIRATIELMEAPKENISVRTSYNIAGISFSPEEIAQSIKEFYPDFKIKYNPDFRQAIADSWPKIINDSEARKDWNWKPAFDLKLMTKTMIKNLK, encoded by the coding sequence ATGAGTAAAGAAGTTATTTTAATTGTTGGAGCTAATGGTCAATTAGGAACTGTTTTATCACAAAAACTCCAACAAATTTATGGGAATTCGCATGTTATTACTTCAGATCTATTTAAAAAAAATGATTCTGAGCCTAATTTTATAACATTAGACGCTACTGATTTTAAAGCTGTAGAAGATGTGGTTTTAAAAAATAAAATTACTCAAATTTATCATCTGGCGGCTATCTTATCAGCAAAAGGAGAACAAAATCCTTTAGCAACTTGGAGTTTGAATATGAAAACTTTATTTAATGTTCTAGAAGTTTCTAGGTTGCATAAGATTCAAAAAGTCTTTTTTCCGAGTTCAATTGCGGTATTTGGTCATAATATTGATAAAGAAAATACGCTTCAATATTCTAATTTAACACCTACAACTGTGTATGGAATGAGTAAAGTTGCTGGTGAAAACTGGATACATTATTACTATCAAAAATATGGTTTAGATGTTCGTTCTTTAAGATATCCAGGTGTTATTGGTTATCAATCTTTGCCTGGAGGAGGTACAACAGATTATGCGGTTGATATTTATCATAAAGCAATAATAAACGAAGTATTTGAGTGTTTTTTAGCTCCAAAAACCACATTGCCAATGATGTATATGGATGATGTAATTAGAGCAACAATAGAATTAATGGAAGCGCCAAAAGAAAATATTTCTGTTAGAACTTCTTATAATATTGCAGGAATAAGTTTTAGTCCAGAAGAGATTGCCCAATCAATAAAAGAGTTTTATCCAGATTTTAAAATTAAATATAATCCAGATTTTAGACAAGCAATTGCAGATTCATGGCCAAAAATAATAAACGATTCAGAGGCAAGGAAAGATTGGAATTGGAAACCAGCATTCGATTTAAAGTTAATGACTAAAACAATGATCAAAAATTTGAAATAA
- a CDS encoding type III pantothenate kinase codes for MKLIIDAGNTRIKVAVFEQSTLVEVVLIDKKRFLSEIKKIVKKYKIHIGILSSVSFISEKKIEKLKFLLKLVVLSSSTKVPFINLYETPKTLGVDRIALVSCAVKKFPNKNILIIDAGTCITFDFVNDKSEYLGGAISLGVEMRYKALHYFTSKLPVLEKNYPKNFIGNNTDESINSGVVNGVIQEIEGIISQYKKKYMDLTVVLTGGDTNFLSKQLKSSIFAHQNFLLEGLNEILIFNENK; via the coding sequence ATGAAGTTAATCATTGATGCGGGTAATACAAGGATAAAAGTAGCTGTATTTGAGCAGAGTACACTTGTTGAAGTGGTTTTAATTGATAAGAAAAGATTTTTATCAGAAATAAAAAAAATAGTAAAAAAATATAAAATTCATATCGGTATTCTATCTTCTGTGAGTTTTATATCAGAAAAAAAAATTGAAAAACTTAAATTTTTACTTAAATTAGTTGTTTTATCATCGTCTACAAAAGTACCTTTTATAAATTTGTATGAAACTCCTAAGACTTTAGGGGTAGATAGAATTGCTTTGGTAAGTTGTGCCGTTAAAAAGTTTCCAAATAAAAATATTTTAATTATTGATGCAGGTACTTGTATCACTTTTGATTTTGTAAATGATAAATCAGAATATTTAGGAGGTGCTATTTCGTTGGGCGTAGAAATGAGATATAAAGCACTTCATTATTTTACAAGTAAATTGCCGGTTTTAGAGAAGAATTATCCTAAAAACTTTATTGGAAACAACACAGATGAAAGTATAAATTCTGGTGTGGTAAATGGTGTTATTCAAGAAATTGAAGGTATAATAAGCCAATATAAAAAGAAATATATGGATTTAACAGTTGTTTTAACAGGAGGAGATACAAATTTCTTGTCAAAACAATTAAAAAGTAGCATATTTGCGCATCAAAATTTTCTCCTAGAAGGATTAAATGAAATATTGATTTTTAACGAAAACAAATGA
- a CDS encoding Lrp/AsnC family transcriptional regulator: MLPTIKIDETDLKILRILQKDAKKTTKEIAEILNLTSSPVYERIKRLEKQKIIKKYVALIDKKKLDIPITAICMVSLRYHNEGFIDKFEKQIKELKEVQECYHMAGKVDFFLKINMESLDDYHEFVRSKLSRIENIGVLESYFVLKEIVSSTEYCI; this comes from the coding sequence ATGCTTCCTACTATAAAAATAGACGAAACTGATCTTAAAATATTAAGAATACTGCAAAAAGACGCAAAAAAAACAACCAAAGAAATTGCAGAAATACTAAACCTAACTTCTTCGCCAGTTTATGAAAGAATTAAAAGGTTAGAAAAGCAAAAGATAATAAAAAAATATGTTGCATTAATTGACAAAAAAAAGCTAGACATACCAATTACAGCAATTTGTATGGTTTCTTTAAGATATCATAACGAAGGTTTTATTGATAAATTTGAGAAACAAATTAAAGAATTAAAAGAAGTGCAAGAATGTTATCACATGGCTGGTAAAGTCGATTTTTTCTTAAAAATAAACATGGAAAGTTTAGATGATTACCATGAGTTTGTTAGAAGTAAATTATCTAGAATTGAAAACATTGGTGTATTAGAAAGCTATTTTGTTTTAAAAGAAATAGTATCTAGCACAGAATATTGCATATAG